caaaaaaaaaccaggaatACCTTTGATACATCTCTCCACCTTAAGTCCCAGGGATCGGTGTTGTTGaaaggcactgtggcacacacctgtaatcccaccaatttGCAAGGCtgggaagccagcctgggcattCTGgggagcccctgtctcaaaattcttgCTCATATCTGTTCTTCCAAAACTTATCAGCTCatacacatttctttctcttttttattttattttattttatttttgtcgttgatggacctttatttatttatttagatgtggtgctaagaatcaaacccagtgcctcacacttgccaggcaagtgctctgccactgagccacaaccccagcgccccccccccccatttctttCCTCTAATTTAAGTTGAGAATAGAATTTGGGATTTTGATAGTAGTATCCATGGTATCAATATCCAGATGTTTTTTAATCACAGGATtatgaaatgtttgtttttgcATGGCTAAATGGTAGCCTTTGCTAATGACAAACAAAGTTATAGTTTAAATTTGTTGTCAGAAAAGccatattttttactttagttttggttggtttttattgtaaaatatgaCAACTACAGAAAAgcatattaaacatttattgtttaataataattaacaaaCTGAACACAGGAAGAAACTAAGAAAGAAACTGCCACCTCAGAAGTCCCCTTTGCCCGCACCTCTTCAGttgccatagattttttttttccttgaaaaattataaatgaacagAAAAGTTGAGAAAATGAAACATTCACATGCCCTTtagtgggtttttcttttttacatttttgcttaatttttcccTCTTGATTGGAAGTGAATCACAGACATGGCATCTCATTTCTGAAATGTTCTTTATATCTGGGTGATGGGAATTGAGCCCATTGTCCATCCTAAGTGTGCACTCTCAcattgagctatacctccagcccttaaAAATGCTCTTAATGGGCTCATCATCCTCCCAAAAATGGCCAAAATGTCATTATTGTACCTCTTAGcagctttcctttttcctttttgttttccccCCTGGTAACGGgaatcacttaaccactgagccacatctcagccctttttaaatattttatttagagccaggttttgttaagtttattaggtcctctctaagttactgaggctggctttgaactcttaatcctgcctcagctttccaagccactaggattacaggtgtgcgccaccaggCCTGGCACTGATGCAGCTTTACATATAGTCTGTGTGTGTTTCACATGTGTCTTTCCTGGATGGCTGCTGAAGTTCCCCAGGTGCAATGGAAAGATCTGTCTTTAATCTATTGCTGTGGGACTGACAGGTGAGCAGCATCACCTGCTAGCATCCCTGCCAGAGTGCTTATCAGCCAGTTTAGGTGAAGTAGGAAGCAGTGTGCAAGATTGTATATGTGGacgtactagagattgaactcaagggtgctctgccactgagctacatcctatattctttttttttttttttaaggtgtagttggacacaatgcctttctttctttctttctttctttatttatttatttttgtggtgctgaggatctaacccagagccttgcacatgctaggcaagcgctctgcactgagccacaaccccagcctcatggCTTAGATTCTTAATCAGCCAGGCTCTGtgatcccaggaacttgggaggctgaggtgggaggattacaagtttaagaccagcctgggcaatttaacaagaccctgtctcaaaataagaagggctgggagtgtaggagtgtaactcagtggtggagcacccgtggattcaatccccagtatcgcaaaaaaaaaaatgtatccccAAAGATAGAGAAGGCTGAGAGCTGTTCAAGGTTAAAGGAGCATAGAAAAACCAAAGGCGGTGCAGGAGATTTGGTTGAATCCTTTGTGATTAAGAATCTGGAGTGGCTTCAGAGGCATGGTGATTTTCCTGTTTTTAcaggaaaatttttctttcccacAGTGACTCCTTGGAAGATCTTTGCTaatagggtcccactaagttacCACAGATGACCTTGAATTTAAAATCCTCCTGGCTCACTtgcccaaatagctgggattgccAGTGCGCACCTCCATATATTTTGATCATCATAGATTGATATGCAAAATAGCAATTTGCAAGTTTTTTGTTAAAGGAGTATTAGCCAAATATTTGGGCAATTAAGGTAGACAGCATTTAAAGAGATTCTCAACAGATTGGTTTCaaggtatatttattttaagtaatgtaatttaagtaaatttttttccttttcagcaaATTCAGCACCCAACAGCCTCCTTGATAGCAAAAGTAGCAACAGCCCAGGATGACATCACTGGGGATGGCACCACTTCCAATGTCCTTATCATTGGAGAGCTGCTCAAACAGGCAGACCTCTACATTTCTGAGGTACATAGAATTGTCTTGTCTCAATTGTGTGTAAGAAATGTGATGTTTGTAAATTGATGTGTTAACAGTAGCTGAGGCCACACAGCATGTAAAGAGCAGGAGGTATAAATCTGAGAACCTGGGTCTTTATCGTGGTGGAAATAGAAATGTTTGATGATGGATATGTTATGGAATCTTTGTTGGCCTGCAAGTTTTTTAATCAAGTTacgtttcattttttatttctatctagCTCTACAACAAATTAATAATATGAGATGTAGAGGTCTGAACTAGCCATAGTTACAAGGAAAAGGTCAGCTAAATGTTAGACATTTGAGTAAAAAGAATTCTACAACTTTTTGTGGGGtaggggtactagggattaaactcggggACACCCAACCACtcaggcacatccccagccttgttttgtgttttattgagagacagggtctcactgagttgcttagaacctcgcttttgctgaggctggctttgaattcaagatcctcctgtcttagcctcccgagccgctgggattacaggtatgcacctccACGCCTCACCAAattctacaactttttttttttttagccctgAATAGTTCCAAATTTAAAGCAAACCTCGGTGAGTAACTAATCCACTGTCAGAATTCCCTGTGAAGAGAGAGCGAGCAGATGTTTAgtctatatttattttgattgctaAAGATGTGAATTAATTTCAGATTGCTTGtagaaaagttaaaatgttcCTACTAGCTGGGTGTGGAGGTGTACAActggaatcccagctacatgggaagctgaggcagaaggatttcaagtttgaggccagcattggcaatttagcaggaccttgtctcaaaaataaaataggactaaggatgtagttcagtggtagagcactgcctagcatgcatgagaccttggtttaatccccagtatgggggTGAGGGAGTTCCTACTAATAACAGATTTCTAGGGATCACTTTTAGGTTTTGATATTATCCCTGGTGATTTGCACAGCAAACACCCAAGTGTGCTTTATAGTTCACTTGGCTTTGACGCTGTGCTAGAGCAATGTCTGTTCTTTTCCTCTGCATTGAAAGGTATATTCTGTTCTTTCAAATGTATTCAGAAAGTCAGCACATCATGCTGCTTTGGTTATGTTAAAAGGCATGAGTGATCCCAAATCGCCCTTCAGAAATTATCTGAACTTCCATGAATAATTGCATCTAATGGAAGGTGCCAGGTTTAGTGGCAGTGTTTTGATTGTGTGTTTATTACAGGGTCTTCATCCTAGAATAATCACTGAAGGTTTCGAAGCTGCAAAGGAAAAGGCCCTTCAGTTTTTGGAACAAATCAAAGTAAGCAGAGAGATGGACAGGGAGACACTCATAGATGTGGCCAGAACGTCTCTCCGTACCAAAGTTCATGCTGAACTTGCAGACATCCTGACAGAGGTATGTGTTCAATTGGTGTGTGTGGTGTAGTAAACATGGAAAATACCTTAGAGCAGAAGCATCGGTGTTCTTAGCAATTCCAATTAGAAGGTACTGTCTGAAACCTTCAGTGTCCACCATTTGAAGTAAGTAGGTTCATTTCTGTCCAGGCAGTGATATTTAATCCAATTCCCTGATATATGAAgtgagaaaatacaaagaacaacTTACCTCACCAggttataaaaatacaattggaactttcattaaaatgctaataaaacaattttttgaaaggAATATAAAATGAAGGTTTAATTAGAAAGCTCCTAGTTAATCAGTAATTTAAATATGGTGCATATGTGATGGTTTAATACATGTGTCCAATGTATAacaatcaaatcagggtaattaattAGCATTTCTGCTTCCTTGGGTATTGACCTTTCCATGTTGGGAATCTTCTGACTCTTAGTTCTTCATGTAATTATAGTAAGCTATAGTTATTAGTATTTTCAGCAAAATAGGagtgattatttaatattttagaactgTAAATGACTAGAGCCTTTTATTTCTACTGTAGTCTCATTACTCATAggaaaaatcagattttaaagtaaagaaaCTCAAAACTTCTAAAGAAGAACTtcagtattttaacattttattttattttttggggggggttattattttttagttgtagttggacataatttccttattttatttatttttatgtggtgctgaggattgaacccagggcctcacaaatgctaggcgagcactctactgctgagccacaaccccaacccccaatgtttttaacttttgcaAATTGAATTTATATAACAGTTGTACTCCCATTGTAGGCTGTAGTGGACTCCATtttggccattaaaaaaaaagatgagcctATTGACCTGTTCATGGTTGAAATCATGGAGATGAAACATAAATCTGAAACTGACACAAGGTAGGTGATAGAGTTCTGTTGAACCACTTCTGAGTGTCTGTTGGGGTTGAACCTTGTGCCTGTGAGCAGgggctccacccctgagccagtCTCCAGccctgaaataataataaagtggatTTATAAGTTGGatgttcacaaaaataaatatttatatgtttggGTAAACATAATTTATAAGGAATAAATTGCAGGGTAGTCCATTTGTTCCTAGTGATATTTCCTCTTGAAGACCGGGGAGGGTATGCTGTGTTTTTTAAAGACGGAGGTAATATTTATTTGAAGGAGGCAATCAAGAGTTTGATGTCTGCCATTTGAGAGTATCTGCAGAATTTTCCATTGATGATAGTGGTGTTACTCTTGTTGGAATAGCCTGTCTTGCGCTCTGTAATACTGCTTTTTCACAATTGACCATCCCTAGGTTTCACTAGAAACTTCAGATAATTCAAGAGAGAAAATTAATGGTATAAAAATTGTCAGTATAATCTTTTGAGTGTTTCAGTTTTGTCAGTGAAAGACTCCTATTTTGGAAATCAGTAACTTTAGCCCACTGCCAGCACAggcttcataaatgaaggttcAGCTATGTGAGAAATCCGAAGGGAGTTTGAATTAAAAAGACAGattctaattacctttaaaccagctcctgACGGCTTCTCCTACCTCTAGCTTCAAGCTACCTATTAGGGTAgcaaggtttactgaagaggccagtgagagagagagaacatgccagggagtggactttattggggaacaaaaaattctgggggaaaatcccatccaatgaagttTAAGGGGGGCAGTGTCCCAAAGTCATGGTGCGACAATTGGGTCTTTAGGGGTAGTGGCCAGACACACCTCCACACGGACAAGCCCTGAGAAGGTTGGGGAAAAGAAGGGTGGGGAAggacctgagaagggtggggaaagctctggacacaaagatgtgtctaagcgcctctcatcCAGCCAGGGAGGTATCTCAAATCATGtacgaggatggcctcccacaagtAACAATATGAATTCTTGTCTTTTAACAGCTTAATCAGAGGGCTTGTTTTGGACCATGGGGCCCGCCACCCTGACATGAAGAAGAGAGTGGAAAACGCATACATTCTCACATGCAATGTGTCGCTGGAGTATGAAAAAACGTGAGTGGTCGCCCCTTTAAGGGGGAGTGGAGGAGATTGGTGTTTTGCAGCAAGTtccttttgaaatttgttttgtcCACTGTGAGGGCAGTAATAACTCATTTGGGTTTGGGAGGCCAGGAGCAGATGACTACTAACAATGTATAAGGGGCAGGATTGGGTCTCAGGGACTTTGTAAGCTTTAAGATGAATCAAGTTTCTCAGGCTGCTTTCTTTATggtaaacattttttctctttttctaacaGAGAAGTGAATTCTGGCTTTTTTTACAAGAgtgcagaagagagagagaaactagtaaaagctgaaagaaaatttattgaaGATAGAGTGAAAAAAATAGTAGAACTGAAAAAGAAAGTCTGTGGTGATTCAGATAAAGGTTTTGTTGTTATCAATCAGAAGGTGAGAATGAAAATTAGAGTTACAAAAGAAAAGTGTTGTTCTTTTCTACTCTTAAGGCAAGATATActgaaactgattttatttttatagggaatTGACCCCTTTTCTTTGGATGCTCTTGCAAAAGAAGGCATAGTAGCTCTGCGCAGAGCTAAACGGAGAAATATGGAAAGGTATGAGCAGATCATCTGAATAATGTAAATTTCACTAGTTGGCAAGTGAAttaggatttttcctttcctcctttatttttcacttttttgtggTATCATATAAATAACATCTCCCACTTTAAGGGCTCCAAGGAATGGCATTACTGCATTCACACTGTTGTGCAGCTGCCACCAGTGTGCATCTTGAAACTTTTGTCATCCAGATAGGTTACTCCCAATTCTCCCTCTCCTTACCTTGGTGAACACAGGTCTGAGTTCAGTGCCTCCTGTAAATGGAGTCATGGTGTTTGTCCTTTGTATCTGGCTTGTTTTATTTACTTGGCATAGTCTGCATGCTGTATCAGGCCAGAATCTCACTctttattccattgtgtgtgcCATGTTTTATCTTTGATctgttggtggacatttgggttgtagccactttttggctattgtgaataattctgTGAGCATTGTTGAGAACAAGACACACCCTACCCCTGGTTTTTCTTGTGAAAAGGTTCCAgagagctgggtgtgatggcacgcacctgtaatcccagcggctcgggaagctgaggcacaaggattgcaagttcaagaccaccctaagcaacttacctagaccctgtctgaaaatagaattttaaaaggctaggatatggctcattggagcacttggctagcacatgcaaggccccaAATTCGATCCCTAATACCAGGGGTACAGGGTCATATTTGAAGCCTGTTTGCTGACTTTGGGGGAGGGTGGCTTTAACAGGttaaaagaaaagattctttTCAGCTGATTGTTGATGAATGGAAAGGCTTAGgttgaaatatttttgagaatgcAATTTTAGCCTGTAATTCTGGAGATTTCTTCCTGACAGTGGTTAGTCTTCTCTTTGAGCGTAACTGCTGATGCTGCTGACACGTTTCACACTTTACCCTTTCAGGCTGACTCTTGCTTGTGGTGGGGTGGCTCTGAATTCTCTTGATGACCTCAGTCCTGACTGCCTGGGCTATGCAGGACTTGTCTATGAGTATACCTTGGTAAGTGTGTTTTCCTCCCAAACCTGAATTCCTCAGTAGAAAAGTTTAAATTGAGGAtcaggtttttctttgtttatatacgttttgttgtttgtttttttccattggcATGGAAAGAAATGACAATCTTTACTAAATTTGGCTTTAATATGGTCAGTATAATTAGTATGATTAATATGTTATTTATCCTCTCCATACACTCCTCTCCTGTTCACTCTTtgtatatattctgttttttaaaatctctcttaCACACAGGGAGAAGAGAAGTTCACCTTTATTGAGAAATGTAACAATCCCCGTTCTGTCACATTATTAGTCAAAGGACCAAATAAGCACACACTCACTCAGATCAAAGATGCTATACGCGATGGCTTAAGGGCAGTCAAAAATGCACTCGATGATGGTAAGAGCTCATTGTGTTTAAATCTTGTTCTTTTTGCTAGTGTAAAAAGCATGGCTGAATACTGTGTATTTTAGTCAGTATTTTACACAGCCAGACACCATGCAAAAGTAAAGTCTTCCTTTTATAATAACTGTGGTATGCTAAGGTTTTTCATAGTGTGCCCCTATTAAAAGTGAATACAGACAAATGAACTAACACATGCTCACGAGAGTGCCAGCTCAATTGAACTATTGTGCTGTTAGGTTTGTCCCTTTGCATGTGGGTTGGGTGTGTcactcagtggtggagagcttgtCTAGTAGCATGGGGCCCCAGTTCAATCCGAAGCTCTGCAGAGCAGACAAATGCAATGCTGTTGTTAAATTTTTAGTTATGAAAACGGCGGATTCCTAAGAAGTTAATTCATAAGTGGTTTTCTATATATATCTTGTTTCCTTGTCATTGGttcatcatttttcttgagcttattatcatttctcctcttctccacACAACAGGCTGTGTGGTTCCAGGTGCTGGTGCAGTGGAGGTGGCCATGGCAGAAGCCCTGATTAAGTATAAGCCCAGTGTGAAAGGCAGGGCCCAACTTGGAGTCCAGGCGTTTGCTGATGCATTGCTCATTATTCCCAAGGTGTGAAAACTTGAACagttattaaatatatcaaaacaatTAAACTGAGCAAACCTTTTTGATAATATAGGTTTTCTTCATAATGTGAATTTTGGGTGAGCAGGTTGAATCCTTTTCTACTTGACACTTATACTCCCATCATATCTATatacttttttgggggaaggggtacaggagattgaacccagggatacttaaccactgagcctcatccccagccctttttactttttaaaaaatattttttagttataggtagatacagtgtctcttatttttatgtggtgcctgagtgctctccctctgagccacaacaccagcccttttttattttgagacaaggtcttgactaaattgctgaggttagccttgaactgtgatcatcctgcctcagccttctgagcccctGCGATTATACTATCCACATCATCTCAAAGCCTTTTGTTCTGGGAGACTTGACTGTCCTTGAGGTTTTGGATGACAAGAGAACTGTTTTAAGAATATTTGCAGTAAAGGCATTATGCTTGAGTACAAGcttgctttttgtattttaaactgatgttaaaagttataaaataactttttgttattttaaaccactgttttctgtttgtttggggttttttatggtgcttgggattgaacccagggccttgtgcatgtaaggcaaacactccaccatctgagctatatccccagccctcattatgaggttttgtgtttttactttttggattGTAAATACTGTTCATTTGTTGTAGAACTTCTTAATTACTGCCTTTTCAAGAATTAAATTTGTTTACTTTAGGTTCTTGCTCAGAACTCTGGTTTTGACCTTCAAGAAACACTAGTTAAGATTCGAGCAGAACATTCAGAATCGGGTCAGCTTGTAGGCGTGGACCTGAACACAGGTAAGAGAAGGCCTCTC
The sequence above is drawn from the Urocitellus parryii isolate mUroPar1 chromosome 9, mUroPar1.hap1, whole genome shotgun sequence genome and encodes:
- the Cct6a gene encoding T-complex protein 1 subunit zeta is translated as MAAVKTLNPKAEVARAQAALAVNISAARGLQDVLRTNLGPKGTMKMLVSGAGDIKLTKDGNVLLHEMQIQHPTASLIAKVATAQDDITGDGTTSNVLIIGELLKQADLYISEGLHPRIITEGFEAAKEKALQFLEQIKVSREMDRETLIDVARTSLRTKVHAELADILTEAVVDSILAIKKKDEPIDLFMVEIMEMKHKSETDTSLIRGLVLDHGARHPDMKKRVENAYILTCNVSLEYEKTEVNSGFFYKSAEEREKLVKAERKFIEDRVKKIVELKKKVCGDSDKGFVVINQKGIDPFSLDALAKEGIVALRRAKRRNMERLTLACGGVALNSLDDLSPDCLGYAGLVYEYTLGEEKFTFIEKCNNPRSVTLLVKGPNKHTLTQIKDAIRDGLRAVKNALDDGCVVPGAGAVEVAMAEALIKYKPSVKGRAQLGVQAFADALLIIPKVLAQNSGFDLQETLVKIRAEHSESGQLVGVDLNTGEPMVAAEVGVWDNYCVKKQLLHSCTVIATNILLVDEIMRAGMSSLKG